CCAAAATCCAATAACGCGTTGACGACGCGTTATTTCCGCTCGAAAGCTCGCTCACGATTAGGAATAGCACGTTTTCGACGCGCTATTCCCCCTTGCCACCGGAAGAGCCAGGCCAAAGTCCGAAAAGCGGACCAAAATCGGCAGCCGGACCATCATTGGGAGAACCGGACCGGAACCCGTGTCTCCTCGCCTCAGGCATTGACGTTGATGACGGACTTGTTTTTCACAAAGTAGTCGATACCCGACCAGAGCGTGAACAACACCATCACATAGACCATGAAGGTATCAAAGGGCACGCCGACGTAGGAAAATGGGAAGTTGTTCACCATCAAAGCGACCATCGCCACAATCTGGGTTGCGGTCTTCCATTTCGCAATCTTGCTTGCCGCTATCACAATACCTTCCACTGCTGCGACGAGACGCAAAGCCGTCACGGCGAACTCGCGGCTGATGATGAGAATGGCAACCCACGCAGACAACCTCTGCATCTCGACAAGGCTGATGAGGACCGCTGAGATGAGAAGCTTATCCGCTATCGGATCGAGAAATTTACCAAAGTTCGTAATCATTTGGTGTTTCCTCGCGATATATCCATCTAACCCATCTGTACTCGCCGCAAGGATAAACACAAAGGCCGCAATCATTTCACTGCCTGTTGTTGTACGATGGTTAATCGTCAGCGACCAGAAGTGAAAACGCACGAGCAGAAGAAACGTTACCACGGGCACCAAAAAAATTCTGGCTATCGTGATCCGGTTAGCCAGATTCAATCTCAACACGCCCCATTCCACGAATGGCATCGTACACTAACCTATGACGCAAATCAGTATAACTCACTTGGGAATCGAACGTCAAAATTCGCCAAAGTCCGTTAGCGATAGTTTGTAAACTGTAGCGGAATGTCGAAATCCGCCTCTCGTATCGCTGCGATGACAGACTGAAGGTCGTCGCGACTCTTAGCTGAGACGCGTACTTGATCTCCCTGAATACTCACCTGGACTTTGAGTTTGCTGTCCTTGATGAGCTTGACAATCGCTTTTGCCTTGTCGGTTTCAATGCCCTGTTGAAGCGCCACTTTTTGCCGGACAGTTCCTCCTGAGGCAGCCTCTACTTTGCCTGGTTTCAACGCCTTCAGTGAAACATTGCGTTTGACGCACTTCGACTGCAGCACATCGTAGAGAGCGGCAAGCTTAAATTCGTCGTCAGACAAGAGTGTAAGTTCCTTGCCGTCAAACTCCACACTGCTCTTGCTGCCTTTGAAGTCAAACCTCGTCTCAATCTCTTTCATGGTTTGCAAGACGGCATTGGTGACCTCTTGCATATCCAGTTCACTCACAATATCGAAGGAAGCATCTTTTGCCACCCGGAACTCCTCCCTCACCTCATTGTTTCTTGACGACGACCCACACCGGCCGAGTTGCATTCGGCAGCGTGACAGCCTGTCCATTAACGGTCAAGACCGCGACAGGTACATTTCCAAGGTCAATCCGCAGTTCCTGGTTGGCACTCCATGTCTTCGTTTTACCAGGCACAAGAAAATCATTTGGGTCCACGGATTTTCCGTCAGACAGGACCTGAATCCAGCACTGCCCCCCCTGTGCGGTCGCATCCATCACAAGCGGGCCCGAAGTCGTAGCCAGAACCGTATAGACACCGCTTGCGGCGTTAAACGGCTGTGGAGTAAGCACAGCTGTAGTGCCCGCGGCGTTGCCAGTACTGTTTGACGTACTGTTGGCCGCCCCGTTGTTGGCTGCGGAATTAGCGGTAGAAGCCGTGTTGCTGGACGACCCGTTCGCGGCTGTTTGGTTGCTGACCGCCACGTTCGCGCCTGAAACACCCGTGGTATTTTGGGTCAGATTACCCGTCGTAACGGGAGCCTGCGCGGTATGATGAGCGTTCTGAATCCACCACCACGCCCCAGCAAGGACTGCAAACGCCGCAACGACGGCAACGCCCTGTCCAACTGCCCCGCCAATATACGATCCGCGCCGTTCGCGCCGAGGTTTACTTGATTTTGCACCACTGCGTACGGAAGGGGGCACGTAAGGGATGCCATCCGTTTGCGCAGACTTCCTTGGAGCTGCTTGCGAGACTTTGGCGCTCTGCGGAACCGTCTGAGGAATTGGAGACTCTACGTTTTGTCGCGTAGAGCTCGTCTGATGTTCCGTGCGGACGCCATCCGCCCGCGTGGGCTCTGCATTACGACGCACGGGCGGATTGTCTACCTGCACACGATTCTGACTGGTCAGAGCTTCAGCATGGGGACCATCGATGTACCGTTCCAACAGCTCGAGACCGTCCTGTCCCACGCACTCAGCATAGGCTCGAACAAACCCCCGGGCGTATACCTCGCCCGGAAGTACGCTCCAATCTCCAGACTCCAGCGCCTCGAGATACCGCTTGCGAATTTTGGTGCGGCGCTCTACGTCTTCGAGGTCCATACCGAGGACGACACGTCGTTCTTTCAACAACTGTCCCAGTTCGATCATCCAACTCCCCCCATTTCTCTGACCACCGTAGTATGTGCAAGCACGCTACTCCTGCCAGCGAGCAGCCTCGCGTTCGTATTCTTCATACTGAATTAATTCCTCCGGATTTCGTCGAAGTTCGATAATCATGTCAAAGAGATCCCAGCCATAATGCGACCGTTTGACGAAGATGTCGGGATGTTCAATGACGACCGGGCCAGGGAGAGTCAGGACTTCCTCCACAACTTGCCAGTGCTGTTCATCCCCCCGTAGGGTACTTACAGCCCCATCAATGATATAGACATAGGAGTCACAGTCGAGCTCATAATCGGGCAAATCGCGCAGGATGGTTTGTTTCAGCATGGTAGACGAGACAAACGCCCAACGTCTGTTGGCATAGACACTCGCGGCAACAATCGACTCCGTCTTCCCTACGCGTGGCTGTCCACGCACCCCAATCACGCGGCGGCCGCGTCGCTTCAACAACTCCCCGAGGAAATCAACCAAGACACCAAGTTCATCCCGGACAAATCGATATGTACGCGTCTCCGTGTTGCTGCGTTCAATGAACCGCCCATGACGTAAAGCCATGCGGTCCCGCAGTGACGGTTCGCGAAGTGCGGTCAATTTCACGTCTTCCATCGTTTCCGCCATCAAGCGTAACACGTCGGCGCTTTCCGGCCGAGTCGTTTTCAGCAGGAACCCTCGTCCGACCTCCGAAACGCTGCCGAGTTGCAGGATGTTAAATCCGAGCATCCCGAGCAAAGATGCAATATCTCCGAGCAGCCCAGGACGGTCCTTAACAATCTGATATTGAAAGTAAAACTCACTTTCTGGCTTTTGCGCCTCAGCGTCTAGATTCGACACCTTTAGCCCATCTCCTTTCCTAATGTTTCTGGTCGAGCCGAAATCTATACAAATCTAACAACACCCGGTAGGGGGTCCAGAACACACCCCTTGGCAATTAGGATAGCGATTCAGCCGCTGTGCCCAAGTTCACCCACTGCATCCAAGACGTTCGAAGAGGTGCCGGCAGGACATGCCACGCTTGAGTTAGATGAAGGCTTGTCGGACTCGAACCTTGCAAGATACTTTGCAGCGCCGAGAACGACGCGGCCGATAGCGCAGCCGACTCAATCTGTACGTTTGGCGCCATACTGTCAAGACTAACACCTGGCTTCCACTGCCCGCCAGAAATGCTTTTCGCATCCGCGACGAAACCGTCGGGTGACGGAAGCTCGGGCTGCCCAATAACCAGGGAATTTTGCCCGCTGCTGCTGACGAGGGATACCACAACGCTCCCTGCCTGCCTTATGATTTGCCACTGGGCAGCTGAAAGTGGCCGCGTGGCAATGATGACGTGAGGCAGGCCCGCGGCCGGCGGAACTGTTCCTGTTCCTGTTCCTGTTCCTGTTCCTGTTCCTGTTCCTGTTCCTGTTCCTGTTCCTGTTCCTGTTCCTGTTCCTGTTCCTGTTCCTGTTCCTGTTCCTGTTCCTGTTCCTGTTCCTGTTCCCGCCGCCCAATTGACCGCCTGGAGTTGCAACTGGCTGTTTGAAGCGTAGACACCAAGGAGCGCCCCTTGGATTTGTGCCTTCGTCGCTGTCACGGGCCCATCTGCGACAATACCGACACTGGTATCAAGGTGATCCGATGCTGCCAACCCCGCAAGATAACCCAGGACGTAGCCTGAGGCCGCCCCCGAATTTGCATAAACCCTCGCCCCAGGTATCGCAACTGGTTCCGGCAAAACTACCTCATAGCGACTCTTTGGGTGAGCCGCCATGACCGAAAGAACCTGGTTGCTCACCGGGCCGTCGAGAGCCAGCACATAGAGATTGGCAGGCAGCGCAGAGAGCGCATGGCTGAGCGCAGTACTTGCGTTGCTTGCAGTTAAGTCTTCGACCTGAGGAATAATCCCTGCGGAAAGAAATGACTGCTCCAGTACGCTCGTGCTCCATGTGGAGGGCTTGTCCACAACGCCAATCCAGATGGACGTTTTAGAAACCGTAGGACGCATTTGCGACAGCACCGGCGGACCGCAGCCTGCGACAAACATGCTTGCAGCAAAAACGCAGGTAATGTTAACTAGTTTTGCCCTCGAAAACCGATGGCGGCTGACCGAGCGCTCTATGAAATGATGGTTCATCACACAACGAGTCTCCTTCATGATGAGTACTATTGTAACATTTTTGTTCCGAGACTCTCTTGCGTTTCCAGACACCCTCCAACATAATGACAGTAAGAGGTGGGATAACGTATGCCTAGATTCGGAGGAGAACACCTTTCAGTTGCGAAGGCCTTGGTTCAACTCAACTTCTACCTCCAGACGCTTGAGTTGCCAGTCACCGTCAAGGACCTGTACGAACGTGCGTATAAAAATCGCCGTGGTGACCATTATGATGACCGATGGTTGACGGGGTTGCAAGACAATCCGGACACGATGGATGCTCTCGACGAGTCGTTCACGTCGGCAACGATTGTGGAGACACTGATGCGTACGGGGCACGAACCGATTGTGCGGGCGTTAATGAAGGAAATTCGACGTCGGGACATCCAATTCACCCAGGCTTACATGATTGGGATGCCACGTCGTTTCTAGTGCTCACCTTGCTCTGAGAATTTCACACACTGACGTCTTCGGGTACCCAAAGTTATTTGTTCTCGGGTACCCTGAATTATCTTCGAAGCACCACTTTCATCGTCCTTGCAGACTTCCTCGTTTCACTCCACATATCCCCATCCGTTTAGAGCGATAATTAGTTTGGCGACGGACTAGCTGTTTCAAACCAACCTGTAACACTCCCTGGGTTGCCGCTCCCAGACAATGTCGCCATCCATTTTTGCACATTATCTTGCTGGCCGGACGACGCGGAAACACTCCAGTCTTTATATGCGGACCGCGAAAGTCCTCCCCCAGCAAGGAACTGACCATCAGAGATGAAATACACGTTCGCTTTCTGAATCAGCGGATCGATATCAAACACGTCTGACATGTATTGCGTAATAAGGCTGTTCTCCATCGCCTTTAAGGCCGATCCGACAGGAACAGAAATCGTGACTGTAATTGTCTCCCCATGGCTCCCGCTGTCGAGTGCAACCTCTTGCATTCCAGAAATCCCGTCGAGAATGTTTTGCAGCTTTTGCTGGTTCGGGTCGTTGACGCTCGTGGTGCCCGAGCCTGACAATTGTGTCTGTGAACTCCCGGACAAAGCCCCAGCAGTGTTGCCACTAAACGGTGCAAAGAAGTCAAATCCACCAATGCTTTGCGGGTGGCTTGAGAACCACACCCCTCCGGCAACAACGGCGACGACTGCAGCGCCAGACAACAACTGCCGCTTGAAGCGGAACCACACCTTTGCTGTTTTACCCATAAGGTTCATCCCCCAGTAGATCATCTCATCTCTACGATATGAGTCCACTTGAGAGAATATCCTGCATGTCCCAGGCTATCACAAAACACAATCAGAGGC
The Alicyclobacillus curvatus genome window above contains:
- the pgsA gene encoding CDP-diacylglycerol--glycerol-3-phosphate 3-phosphatidyltransferase, with protein sequence MNLANRITIARIFLVPVVTFLLLVRFHFWSLTINHRTTTGSEMIAAFVFILAASTDGLDGYIARKHQMITNFGKFLDPIADKLLISAVLISLVEMQRLSAWVAILIISREFAVTALRLVAAVEGIVIAASKIAKWKTATQIVAMVALMVNNFPFSYVGVPFDTFMVYVMVLFTLWSGIDYFVKNKSVINVNA
- a CDS encoding YajQ family cyclic di-GMP-binding protein, whose product is MAKDASFDIVSELDMQEVTNAVLQTMKEIETRFDFKGSKSSVEFDGKELTLLSDDEFKLAALYDVLQSKCVKRNVSLKALKPGKVEAASGGTVRQKVALQQGIETDKAKAIVKLIKDSKLKVQVSIQGDQVRVSAKSRDDLQSVIAAIREADFDIPLQFTNYR
- a CDS encoding helix-turn-helix domain-containing protein, which codes for MIELGQLLKERRVVLGMDLEDVERRTKIRKRYLEALESGDWSVLPGEVYARGFVRAYAECVGQDGLELLERYIDGPHAEALTSQNRVQVDNPPVRRNAEPTRADGVRTEHQTSSTRQNVESPIPQTVPQSAKVSQAAPRKSAQTDGIPYVPPSVRSGAKSSKPRRERRGSYIGGAVGQGVAVVAAFAVLAGAWWWIQNAHHTAQAPVTTGNLTQNTTGVSGANVAVSNQTAANGSSSNTASTANSAANNGAANSTSNSTGNAAGTTAVLTPQPFNAASGVYTVLATTSGPLVMDATAQGGQCWIQVLSDGKSVDPNDFLVPGKTKTWSANQELRIDLGNVPVAVLTVNGQAVTLPNATRPVWVVVKKQ
- a CDS encoding DUF3388 domain-containing protein, whose translation is MLGFNILQLGSVSEVGRGFLLKTTRPESADVLRLMAETMEDVKLTALREPSLRDRMALRHGRFIERSNTETRTYRFVRDELGVLVDFLGELLKRRGRRVIGVRGQPRVGKTESIVAASVYANRRWAFVSSTMLKQTILRDLPDYELDCDSYVYIIDGAVSTLRGDEQHWQVVEEVLTLPGPVVIEHPDIFVKRSHYGWDLFDMIIELRRNPEELIQYEEYEREAARWQE